Within Theileria orientalis strain Shintoku DNA, chromosome 4, complete genome, the genomic segment ATCTCTGATTTTTTATCCATGTACCACCTTCCAGCTGTACTAAGGCATGGGTTACACAGCCATTTCAATGAATCGATTTTATCCATTAAACCAATATCTGAATCAAAGTCTGATAGAGCTAAGAAGgttttatttgaaaataaagatgGAAGTAGGATAGAATCAGTATTACTTCACTttaacacacataaatcTGTTTGTATATCTAGCCAAGTTggtaatattttttttattatggTTTATATTAGGTCGGATGCAGTTACTCGTGCTCTTTCTGTGCTACTGGCAAGATAGGTTTAAAGAGGAATCTTACCTTGGACGAAATTACAGATCAAGTCttatattttcaacaaCAAGGCCATAAAATAGACAGTGTATCTTTCATGGGTAAGTATTAATgctaatttaaaattgttaacACAGGAATGGGAGAACCTCTTTCTAATCCGAACGTTTTCAGATCAATTAGTGTTTTGAcagataaaaattattttggATTATCTCCAAGGAGGATAAATGTATCTACGGTTGGAATTTTACCAGGAATgaacaaattaaacaaagAGCACCCTCatgtataattaatacacatacatattttgAATCTGTTCAAAAATCTTTAGGTTAATTTGGCTTATTCTTTACACACACCCTTTGCTGATGAAAGAAATGAGATGGTATTGTTCACACATTATACAATCATTAGGTCCCCGTTAACATACTATATCCATTTCAAGACGCctataaaataatggaTGAAAGAATTAGGAAAACTGGGAAAAGGATATGGATATCATATATCCTAATAAAGGGTTTGACAGAACAGAAATcaataatgtgtagacAAAAACGATTCAATAGAGCATGCCAAAGAGCTAGTATCGATAATAAAGGGACGACCTAAAGAGATAAATTATCTCTATCATGTTAATTTGATTCCTTATAACAACGGTATTGGTTTATTATAAGTAATGAGACGTTTAGTGAAGTCTATTGATAAATACGAGACAGCGGAGGATGATAAGTCCCTTATATTCACGGTATCGCAAATCATATGTGATTTTATCAATGATGTTATAGaaaattttgaaaaaaaaggGAATTTCATGTTCATATAGGTACttttaaatgataataCTTAACACTTTAGAAATTACTTTGGAAGGGACATCGATGCAGCTTGCGGACAATTATTCGCAGGTTTGAAGCCAATAAACAAGATTTCAAATgattttacattattttagaGTATGACCCCGTCGATAGTAATAAACTGTTCAACCCCAAGCTCCGAAGGACTCAACAAGAATTAAAACCTTGTAGAACataatatcaattataaAACCGATGTTTGTATTATTGagaatatatgtgtgtgttttataaaagaaTTGTATGGGTTgaatgataaattaatcatCTGATGTTGTGTGTGGATTCTTATTTTCagaatgtataatatttgtgtttaatcatgataaaaattagtgtaacagataaaatcaattattgttcttttaattttcataTTAATTATGAGATTTATATCCTTgatgttatttaataaatcataCGGCTCTATGCTAAGaattttgattttattcGCACTCGTttcaacacattttatcaattcTCAAGAATGGTGTAAAGTAGCATCAGATGGTCCCGAAACGAGGTATGAAGAGTGCTTGCCGGGTATGTTATGTAATAAACAGCAATAGGTGTCAAATTGCAATTTACCTCATTAAttcacttacacattttcagaTGGTGAAACTTATTCGACATATTTCATTGATGTTTACACTCTCCAGTcagataatttttatttgacgTAAGTGTGTTGTGAAAAGATTATGTATTAGGGAGGATATTACCTTTAAAATCGTTGGAGAaggaaaacacacaaatccTATAACGTTAGTCACCAATAATGGGACCATAAGAAGGTATTTGCACATctgtatataaaaacaataggCAATTGGTTGAGAGGCTTGATGTGGGCGAGTTGCGCTCACTTGAGCTTAAACTGAACGACTCGAATTGGTCCTGTGAAAAAATTGTGATATACAAGGGCTCAAGGTTCTGGATATTTGACTGCATTCCTTCGAGTTCCCTAAACAGTGACGAGCACGTAACAACATATCTTTTATCCGGCAATAAGATGTACACTGTCAACGTTCAGACCGGTGGACAGAAGGATGCCGGAAGCAGCGGAACCATAGCAATGACGTTGCTGGGAACATCGGGGAGGACTAATCAAAAAACGCTGTCAAACGCGTTTTACTCAGCATCTTACTTAACATTTCAGCTAAAAGGCCTAGACGTTGGTGAGGTCAATGGACTCATTCTTTCGAACGACGCAATCAATGACCCTTGGTACTGTGACAATGTACGCGTGACTTACAATGAGATTGTTAAGTCGTTTCCTGTTAAGAGATGGGTAGGATACCCATTTGATCCGTCTGTGGAAATATCAACAGAAGAGTTAACAAGTATCGCAAATTTGAACGAGACCTCGCCGTTCGacataatgtgtaacacGAGGGCAATTGACATATATTCCGGGTATTATGTATTCCTTTTATTATTGCTTTAgagttataaataaaccaTTTAATATAACGGTGCGCTGTCCTTTAAATTGTCAAACTGACCCCTTAATGGCCATAGAAGGTTCATCATTGCATCCGTCGTCTACATCTATCTGTGGAGCTTCTCTATTTGATGGAGTTATAACAAACTCTGGTAATGATCTGgctattaaattaatttgtagGAGGAGAGGTTGTCATATCCATAGGCCAACCCGTTAGAAAATATTTTGGTGGCACTAGGAACAGTAAGATTCGAGTCATTGATAAAATGcattagatttaaaatctGAGGATTATGAGCCTGCTGGAGATTCAAACCTCTACAGTTTCTTTACCTTTTTGAATGGTACTTTACCTCAATTTAAACCGTGTTTAGAGAGTATTGACAACATAGACAAGACTGTTAGGCTGGTCGATGGTACGTGTGTCTGAAATATAGCTGAATTACCTAGGCTTCGGAAAACTCACTTCATTTGGGAGGTTAGAAGTTTTCAGGAATGGGCGTTGGGGAACCGTttggtattttatttactttcatGTGTTTTGATTTTAGTACTAAGGGGAAAAGGTCAATGTTCAACAACCAGTCAGCGAAGTTGGTCTGTAACAACCTAGGGTTCAAATACGGAATCTATATAAAGGAAAATTGCTCTAGCATTAACAACCAGAATTTGTGTGCGCCTCCTGGGTACCACGTCTCATGTGCAGGGCTGGCGGTGAGTTTGCatgatataaaattgaacaTAGTGCCTGGGTGAGGAAAACGATTTGAGCAACTGCATCTTTGAAGATCCAACGATAGATTGCAGGAACCACAAGGAAGACGTCGTTGTGAAGTGCACAAACTTCTCACCCACATCCAATCTTGAGTACGGGACTCTGCGGATAGTTGATTCGTCAGGAGCCACATCTTCTACTGGAACCGGGCGTCTGGAGATGTA encodes:
- a CDS encoding florfenicol resistance protein; amino-acid sequence: MDRSVRFNSIIKYLKDYSVPQYRASQIFNSIYRNKISDFLSMYHLPAVLRHGLHSHFNESILSIKPISESKSDRAKKVLFENKDGSRIESVLLHFNTHKSVCISSQVGCSYSCSFCATGKIGLKRNLTLDEITDQVLYFQQQGHKIDSVSFMGMGEPLSNPNVFRSISVLTDKNYFGLSPRRINVSTVGILPGMNKLNKEHPHVNLAYSLHTPFADERNEMVPVNILYPFQDAYKIMDERIRKTGKRIWISYILIKGLTEQKSIMCRQKRFNRACQRASIDNKGTT